One genomic segment of Chitinophaga sancti includes these proteins:
- a CDS encoding tetratricopeptide repeat protein — translation MTYAQQHRAFIKGYHLAFNIHGRKKDWQVIFDLWYAAACNGHKSAQFYLATLYDDGKGIPRNIPEAFNWYMKAAEQGHMESMFNIGFFYYNGEVVAQDFKTAVRWYTRSAIKGDFMAQHALGICYFLGHGVKKNDKNAVFWYRKAARGSHLSAIYNLGLCYKYGDGVKQSDRWAKHYFEKAAEKGHKRSLEQLRRNYNK, via the coding sequence ATGACCTACGCCCAACAACACCGCGCTTTTATCAAAGGCTATCATCTCGCCTTTAATATTCATGGGAGGAAAAAAGACTGGCAGGTTATTTTTGACCTTTGGTATGCTGCTGCCTGTAATGGCCACAAAAGTGCCCAGTTCTACCTTGCCACGCTTTATGATGATGGCAAAGGTATTCCCCGGAATATTCCCGAAGCATTTAACTGGTATATGAAAGCTGCAGAACAGGGACATATGGAATCGATGTTCAATATCGGATTCTTTTATTATAATGGGGAAGTCGTAGCGCAGGATTTTAAAACCGCTGTTCGCTGGTATACACGGTCTGCTATCAAAGGAGATTTCATGGCACAACATGCGCTGGGCATTTGTTACTTTTTGGGACACGGGGTTAAAAAGAATGATAAAAATGCTGTATTCTGGTATAGGAAAGCTGCCCGGGGTAGTCATTTAAGTGCTATATATAACCTGGGGCTGTGTTATAAATATGGTGATGGCGTAAAACAATCTGACCGCTGGGCGAAGCACTATTTTGAAAAAGCAGCGGAAAAGGGGCACAAAAGGTCGCTAGAGCAATTAAGAAGGAATTATAATAAATGA
- a CDS encoding DUF6934 family protein: MVFEKYVCCPDATFSNFTFESFGPKGVIKKKIRYEKVDNGDGPLFNLSFGDYDEVTDSVSDNITSNNKDKAKILATVAGTVVDFTDHAGRVYVHAKGSTPSRTRLYQMGINAHREEIEELFHIFGLRGDEWEEFQRGVNYDRFMVIRKKRN; this comes from the coding sequence ATGGTATTCGAGAAATATGTTTGTTGTCCCGATGCCACCTTTTCCAATTTCACTTTTGAAAGTTTTGGGCCAAAGGGGGTCATCAAAAAGAAGATAAGATATGAAAAAGTTGATAATGGGGATGGGCCCCTATTCAATTTGTCATTTGGAGATTATGATGAAGTTACTGACAGCGTCAGTGATAATATTACTTCAAATAATAAAGATAAGGCCAAAATTCTCGCTACAGTTGCGGGTACGGTCGTTGATTTTACAGATCATGCGGGCCGTGTCTATGTACATGCAAAAGGAAGTACTCCTTCAAGGACGAGATTATACCAGATGGGTATAAATGCCCATAGAGAGGAAATAGAAGAGCTATTTCACATCTTCGGGTTGCGGGGCGATGAGTGGGAAGAATTCCAGCGGGGTGTCAATTATGACCGATTTATGGTAATTAGAAAAAAGAGAAATTAA
- the dinB gene encoding DNA polymerase IV codes for MKLNERSIVHLDLDAFFVSVECLKNSAFKGKPLIVGGGERGVVAACSYEARAFGVRSAMPMRTALYLCPQATVIKGDHEDYSNYSRQVTEVIAESVPMFEKASIDEFYTDLTGMDKFHSTHKFSKELKAKIYKETGLPVTYALASNKLISKIATNEVKPDGQTIIPFGEEKSYLAPLAIEKMPMIGDKTATLLREMGVSTIRTLSEIPASLLCARFGKNGLELSRRANGIDETPVIPYSEQKSISTQETFNNDTIDIAFLNREVARMTEKIGFELRQQNKLAGCVTVKLRYANFDTVTKQLSIPYTSSDHILLHTAKELFEKLYDRRMLVRLVGIRFSDLVPGNYQISLFDDTQEMIQLYHAIDSIKKQFGAGALVRARTL; via the coding sequence ATGAAACTAAATGAACGATCTATTGTTCACCTTGATCTGGATGCATTTTTTGTATCCGTCGAATGTCTGAAGAATAGTGCTTTCAAAGGAAAACCTCTGATCGTAGGAGGGGGAGAGCGGGGAGTAGTAGCAGCCTGCAGTTACGAAGCCCGTGCTTTTGGTGTACGCTCTGCCATGCCTATGCGCACTGCCTTGTACTTATGTCCGCAGGCTACCGTTATCAAAGGTGATCATGAAGACTACAGCAATTACTCACGCCAGGTCACGGAAGTGATTGCCGAATCAGTACCGATGTTTGAAAAAGCGTCTATCGATGAATTTTATACCGACCTGACAGGGATGGATAAGTTTCACAGTACCCATAAATTCAGTAAAGAACTCAAAGCAAAGATTTATAAGGAGACCGGCCTGCCAGTTACATATGCGCTGGCATCTAATAAACTGATTAGTAAAATAGCAACAAATGAAGTAAAACCCGATGGCCAGACAATCATTCCTTTCGGAGAAGAAAAATCGTACCTCGCGCCACTGGCCATTGAAAAAATGCCAATGATAGGAGATAAGACTGCAACCCTATTAAGAGAAATGGGTGTAAGTACGATCCGTACATTATCTGAAATTCCCGCCAGTTTGTTATGTGCCAGATTTGGGAAAAATGGGTTAGAACTGTCAAGACGTGCAAATGGAATTGATGAAACGCCCGTTATCCCTTATTCTGAACAGAAGAGTATTTCTACGCAGGAGACATTTAATAATGATACAATTGATATAGCATTCCTGAACAGAGAAGTGGCACGCATGACTGAGAAGATCGGTTTTGAACTCCGCCAGCAGAATAAACTGGCAGGGTGTGTAACCGTAAAATTACGGTATGCCAATTTCGATACGGTTACCAAACAACTGTCTATTCCTTATACTTCCTCTGATCATATACTGTTGCACACAGCAAAAGAATTGTTTGAAAAATTATATGACCGGCGTATGCTGGTAAGATTGGTAGGCATTCGATTCTCTGATCTCGTACCTGGTAATTATCAGATTAGTTTGTTCGACGATACGCAGGAGATGATTCAATTGTACCATGCAATAGATAGCATTAAGAAGCAGTTTGGCGCGGGTGCATTAGTGAGAGCACGAACACTATGA
- a CDS encoding DNA polymerase III subunit alpha encodes MYLNCKTFFSYRYGTFSTEELVAAGVDAGANSMAITNINNTADAWDFVQHCRNAGIHPVTGTEIRNGDYFCYLLLAKNNTGFLHINRFLTEHLQEKKPFPAKPVMDDSVWVIYALGMASPAKLALNELIGVQPTEINKLFGMDLGTYSTKFVVRQPVTFQDRTFYSVHRLLRAIDKNIVLSKQEDKHKAAVHEYFMPMTTIMEQFKQYPQIVMNTLRIMESCDIQIDFKADKNKQAFTASREDDRILLEKLAMDGLQYRYGSKNEKARERVLKELKIINDLKFNAYFLIAWDVLRYARDRRFFYVGRGSGANSIVAHCLQITDVDPIQLDLYFERFLNPYRTSPPDFDIDFSWKDRDEIIDYILKRYGKEHVALLGMHTTFQRRAIVRELGKVYGLPKAEIDRLSKGEYNTNDNNHRQIIRFGDLMKDFPNHVSIHPGGMLISELPITQYTALEMPPKGFPTTQIDMFVAENVGLFKLDILSQRGLGHIKDTIELVREHHHVDIDIHQVEQFKKDSQLAAQIRGADTIGCFYIESPSMRGVLRKLRCDDYLTLVAASSIIRPGVGSSGMMQQYIWRFHNPDKFEYLHPVMEELLAETYGVMVYQEDVIKVAHFFGGLDMGEADILRRAMSGKYRGNKEMKRLEEQFFRNCEERGHPEKIAREVWRQIESFGGYSFSKAHSASFAVESYQSLYLKTYYPIEFMVAVINNFGGFYSRELYFQQLKKAGANVQGPCVNNSEYLTGIRDGKVYVGFIHIQNLEQKFAEKLLAERIQNGPYLHLQDFIERTEVGIEQLNLLIKVGAFRFTGRTKKQLLWEGNFLQVHMDDHVPGRQKLFAEEPVLFELPMLPDNQREDMIKEMELMGFPIGNVFELVDDDLSKYPLAAALPSLLGHEVLVLGYLVCTKETVTREKRELMHFGTFLDAAGEWLDTVHFPEAARRYPFQGRGFYRLKGKVIEEFGVYSVMVDEMGKVGIKQA; translated from the coding sequence ATGTATCTGAACTGTAAAACATTTTTTTCCTACCGATACGGTACTTTCTCCACAGAAGAACTGGTCGCCGCCGGCGTCGATGCCGGCGCCAACAGTATGGCGATTACCAATATCAACAACACTGCCGATGCATGGGACTTTGTACAGCATTGCCGCAATGCCGGTATTCATCCTGTAACCGGCACTGAAATCCGGAACGGTGATTATTTCTGTTATTTATTGCTCGCAAAAAATAATACAGGCTTCCTGCATATCAACCGTTTTTTGACTGAACACCTGCAGGAAAAAAAGCCTTTCCCTGCAAAGCCTGTCATGGACGATAGCGTATGGGTGATCTATGCCCTCGGCATGGCTTCGCCGGCAAAGTTAGCGCTCAATGAACTGATCGGTGTACAGCCTACCGAAATCAATAAACTCTTTGGGATGGACTTAGGGACATATAGTACAAAGTTCGTCGTCAGGCAGCCCGTTACTTTTCAGGACCGTACCTTTTACAGTGTACACCGGCTGCTGCGCGCCATCGATAAAAACATCGTACTGAGCAAACAGGAAGACAAACACAAAGCTGCCGTACATGAATATTTCATGCCAATGACAACCATCATGGAGCAGTTTAAACAATACCCACAGATCGTGATGAACACGCTGCGGATTATGGAGTCCTGTGACATACAAATTGATTTTAAAGCTGACAAAAACAAACAGGCCTTTACTGCCAGCCGGGAAGATGATCGTATCCTGCTGGAAAAATTGGCTATGGATGGTCTGCAATATCGCTACGGCAGTAAGAATGAGAAAGCCCGGGAGCGTGTATTAAAAGAGTTGAAAATTATCAACGACTTAAAATTTAATGCCTACTTTCTCATTGCCTGGGATGTGCTCCGCTATGCGAGAGACCGGCGGTTCTTTTATGTAGGACGTGGTAGTGGTGCCAATTCGATCGTGGCTCATTGTCTGCAGATCACGGATGTCGATCCGATACAACTGGATTTATATTTTGAACGTTTTCTCAACCCGTACCGTACTTCTCCTCCTGATTTTGATATTGACTTTTCCTGGAAAGACAGGGATGAGATCATCGATTACATCCTGAAGCGTTATGGCAAAGAGCATGTGGCGCTATTGGGTATGCATACCACCTTCCAGCGCAGAGCGATCGTCCGTGAATTAGGAAAGGTGTATGGCCTGCCCAAAGCGGAGATAGACCGCTTGTCAAAAGGAGAGTACAATACGAATGATAACAATCACAGACAGATCATACGCTTTGGCGATCTGATGAAAGATTTCCCGAATCATGTAAGCATACATCCCGGGGGGATGCTGATCAGTGAATTGCCCATTACGCAGTATACTGCATTGGAAATGCCACCGAAGGGATTTCCCACTACACAGATCGATATGTTCGTAGCAGAGAATGTAGGCTTGTTCAAGCTGGATATATTGAGTCAGCGGGGACTGGGGCATATCAAAGACACGATAGAACTGGTGCGTGAGCACCATCATGTAGATATCGATATTCACCAGGTAGAGCAATTCAAAAAGGATTCGCAGTTGGCCGCGCAGATTCGTGGTGCGGATACGATTGGATGTTTTTATATAGAGAGTCCTTCCATGAGAGGGGTATTGCGCAAGTTGCGGTGCGATGATTATCTCACACTGGTGGCGGCATCTTCGATTATCCGGCCTGGGGTAGGCAGTTCCGGGATGATGCAGCAATATATCTGGCGGTTTCACAACCCGGATAAGTTTGAGTACCTGCATCCGGTGATGGAAGAATTGCTGGCAGAGACCTATGGTGTGATGGTGTACCAGGAGGATGTGATCAAGGTCGCACATTTTTTTGGCGGTCTGGATATGGGAGAGGCGGATATCCTGCGGCGGGCGATGAGTGGAAAGTATAGAGGAAATAAGGAAATGAAGCGACTGGAAGAGCAGTTCTTTCGCAACTGCGAGGAGCGGGGGCATCCTGAAAAGATTGCCAGGGAGGTATGGAGACAGATCGAAAGTTTTGGCGGATACTCATTTAGCAAGGCGCACTCCGCGAGTTTCGCGGTGGAGAGTTATCAGAGCCTGTACCTGAAAACGTATTATCCAATTGAATTCATGGTAGCGGTGATTAATAACTTCGGCGGGTTTTATTCACGGGAGTTATATTTTCAGCAGTTAAAGAAAGCCGGTGCCAATGTACAGGGGCCTTGTGTCAATAATAGCGAATACCTCACAGGTATCAGAGATGGGAAGGTGTACGTAGGATTTATTCATATCCAGAACCTCGAACAAAAATTCGCAGAGAAACTATTGGCAGAGCGCATACAAAATGGTCCTTATCTCCATTTGCAGGATTTTATAGAACGTACAGAGGTGGGGATAGAACAACTGAACTTACTCATAAAAGTGGGCGCATTTCGTTTTACAGGGCGAACAAAGAAGCAGTTATTGTGGGAAGGGAATTTCTTGCAGGTGCACATGGATGATCATGTACCGGGACGGCAGAAGTTGTTTGCAGAAGAACCGGTATTGTTTGAGTTACCCATGCTGCCGGACAATCAAAGGGAAGATATGATAAAGGAGATGGAGTTAATGGGGTTTCCGATAGGGAATGTATTTGAGCTGGTGGATGATGATCTGTCGAAGTACCCGCTGGCCGCGGCCTTACCGTCTTTATTAGGACACGAGGTGCTCGTATTGGGATACCTGGTATGTACAAAGGAGACGGTGACGAGAGAAAAGCGGGAGTTAATGCATTTCGGTACATTCCTGGATGCGGCAGGAGAGTGGCTGGATACCGTACATTTCCCGGAAGCGGCACGGCGATACCCGTTTCAGGGGAGAGGGTTTTATAGGTTGAAAGGAAAGGTGATAGAGGAGTTTGGGGTGTATAGTGTGATGGTGGATGAGATGGGAAAGGTGGGGATTAAGCAGGCGTGA
- a CDS encoding MarR family winged helix-turn-helix transcriptional regulator, protein MSTKTIQEIRAFNRFYTDLIGLLNKHLLNSAYSLSEVHIMYEIHTAGEAQASHIMSAMDIDKSYLSRILKRLEKDGLITRKASEQDGRATVLSLTTKGEKLFEELTKATEDQINGLITHLNTQQQVDLVTHMQAIRTILQDNQ, encoded by the coding sequence ATGTCTACCAAAACCATCCAGGAAATTCGCGCATTTAACCGTTTCTATACAGACCTTATAGGCCTGTTAAACAAGCATTTGCTCAACAGTGCTTACTCTTTATCTGAAGTCCATATAATGTACGAGATCCATACAGCCGGCGAGGCCCAGGCTTCCCATATCATGTCTGCTATGGATATAGATAAGAGCTATCTGAGCAGGATACTAAAAAGACTGGAAAAAGACGGTCTGATTACCAGAAAGGCCTCAGAACAGGATGGGCGTGCTACCGTGTTGTCACTAACCACAAAAGGGGAGAAGCTGTTTGAAGAACTGACAAAGGCAACAGAAGACCAGATCAATGGATTGATAACGCATCTGAATACCCAGCAACAAGTGGACCTGGTGACGCATATGCAGGCGATCAGAACGATATTACAAGACAATCAATAA
- a CDS encoding GNAT family N-acetyltransferase yields the protein MNAGISLADITIRNDLQPGDLGFLAYMHAILYAKEMGYGINFEGYVLDGLGEFAHQYDPTKDKVWICEHEGKIIGSLIGFHRNSDIQFRYFIFLPEYRGIGLGKYLMAEFMNYARASGCKKIYLWTTTEQATAISLYTRFGFKQTEEKFSTAFDKPLTELRFDMAL from the coding sequence ATGAATGCTGGAATTAGTTTAGCCGACATCACCATCAGAAATGACTTACAGCCCGGAGACCTGGGGTTTTTGGCCTACATGCATGCGATACTGTATGCAAAGGAAATGGGGTATGGAATTAATTTTGAAGGATATGTGCTGGATGGTTTGGGAGAGTTTGCTCATCAATATGATCCTACAAAAGATAAAGTCTGGATTTGTGAGCATGAGGGGAAAATAATAGGTTCCCTGATTGGGTTTCATAGAAACAGTGATATTCAATTCAGGTATTTTATATTCCTGCCGGAGTACAGAGGGATTGGATTAGGCAAGTATCTCATGGCGGAATTTATGAATTACGCAAGAGCGTCAGGGTGTAAGAAAATTTATTTGTGGACGACCACCGAACAGGCAACGGCAATTTCTTTGTATACGAGATTTGGGTTTAAACAAACAGAAGAGAAGTTTTCGACTGCTTTTGACAAGCCCCTCACAGAGTTAAGATTTGATATGGCATTATAA
- a CDS encoding multidrug efflux SMR transporter, which produces MNWIILVLAGLLETAFTFCLGKAQAANGSTAYSWYTALVIAMAFSLGLLMKAAQTIPIGTAYTVWTGIGTVCTVLVGIFVFKDPVNTWRIVFITLLIGSIIGLKVVGE; this is translated from the coding sequence ATGAATTGGATAATATTAGTTCTGGCGGGGTTATTAGAAACAGCCTTTACTTTTTGCTTAGGGAAAGCCCAGGCAGCCAATGGGTCTACTGCTTATAGCTGGTATACAGCGCTGGTGATAGCCATGGCTTTCAGTCTTGGGTTGCTGATGAAAGCCGCACAGACCATTCCTATCGGCACAGCCTATACAGTATGGACAGGGATTGGTACAGTATGTACGGTTTTAGTAGGGATCTTTGTATTCAAAGATCCGGTGAATACCTGGAGGATTGTATTTATTACTTTACTGATTGGTTCTATTATTGGATTGAAAGTCGTGGGAGAATGA
- a CDS encoding Crp/Fnr family transcriptional regulator — MTLTEIIHRIYPMPPEAVEKLLAIAEVVSFPKYHLLFRADKIDHNLYFIKKGIVRAFTEKEDTSITFFFGMEGDPVLSMKSYVSKEKSYEDIELLEDSELYHFDGALLETLYLQDIHIANWGRKLAEIELARTEVRLIARQFRTAAERYADLMQDTPELLRRVSLGHIASYLGITQVSLSRIRTKQ, encoded by the coding sequence ATGACCTTAACTGAAATTATACATCGGATTTATCCAATGCCTCCGGAAGCGGTCGAAAAACTACTGGCTATTGCCGAAGTTGTGTCTTTCCCCAAATACCACCTGCTGTTCAGGGCAGATAAGATAGATCATAATTTGTATTTTATTAAGAAAGGTATTGTCCGGGCTTTTACAGAAAAAGAAGACACAAGCATTACCTTCTTTTTTGGTATGGAAGGCGATCCGGTGCTGTCTATGAAAAGCTATGTGAGTAAGGAGAAGAGCTATGAAGATATCGAATTACTGGAAGATAGTGAATTGTATCATTTTGATGGTGCCTTACTGGAAACACTCTATCTTCAGGACATTCATATTGCCAACTGGGGAAGAAAACTGGCGGAGATTGAACTGGCCAGAACGGAGGTAAGACTGATAGCCAGGCAGTTCAGAACAGCAGCCGAAAGGTATGCAGATCTAATGCAGGATACCCCGGAACTGCTCAGAAGAGTATCATTGGGACACATTGCATCTTATCTTGGAATTACACAGGTGAGTTTGAGCAGGATAAGGACGAAACAGTAG
- a CDS encoding FMN-binding negative transcriptional regulator — protein sequence MYIPHDNLMDSPAEILSFIQRYSFGTMITNIEGIPVATHLPFHAEMRADQLILTAHIAKANKQWQAITAQQNLVIFSEPHAYISPTNYDSLQSVPTWNYLSVHAYGKANIINEKETVMAMLEAAIKDYEPGYMAQWNELSETFRYKMANGIVAFEIVVTTLQGKKKLSQNKTDEERKRIIESLKNSGDSTVTQLGEYMENP from the coding sequence ATGTATATACCACACGATAATCTCATGGATAGCCCTGCTGAAATCCTGTCCTTCATTCAGCGGTATAGCTTTGGAACGATGATAACGAATATAGAAGGCATACCTGTTGCCACGCACCTGCCTTTTCATGCAGAGATGAGAGCTGATCAGCTAATCCTTACGGCACATATTGCGAAGGCAAATAAACAATGGCAGGCGATAACGGCACAACAGAATTTAGTTATTTTCTCTGAGCCGCATGCGTATATTTCTCCCACTAACTATGATAGTCTGCAGTCGGTTCCTACCTGGAATTATTTATCTGTGCATGCTTATGGAAAGGCAAATATTATTAATGAAAAGGAAACCGTCATGGCAATGCTGGAAGCAGCAATTAAGGATTATGAACCGGGGTATATGGCACAGTGGAATGAACTGTCGGAGACATTCAGGTACAAAATGGCGAATGGCATTGTCGCTTTTGAAATAGTCGTTACGACCCTACAGGGCAAAAAGAAACTCAGTCAGAATAAAACGGATGAAGAAAGAAAAAGAATCATTGAATCATTGAAAAATTCAGGAGATAGTACCGTCACTCAGTTAGGAGAGTACATGGAAAATCCATAG
- a CDS encoding GntR family transcriptional regulator, with product MKGLKLDTSSKIPVYQQIVHSIMAAVRDGILKRDQQIPSINELSEEYLLSRGTVEKAYNELRDKKVIISVKGKGYFINRTDVTTPLRVLLLFNKISNYKKQLYNAFVHALGNNVFVDLHIHHHSVTLFENLMNNRIGDYDYYVIMPHFYEQPEKVLEIIQRVPADQLILLDKDLPGLKGKYGIVYQNFEKDIYASLTDALPQLKKYNRLVYVNPGMTPYPEEIKMGFQYFCRMNDFNYSVIEGVELDTPVVKGQAYVIIEETDLVNLVKICRNQGLSIGKDVGIVSYNETLLKEILLDGITVISTDHDEMGKAAAKMISEKKMEVVKNEFRLIMRGSL from the coding sequence ATGAAAGGGCTGAAACTTGATACCAGTAGCAAAATTCCCGTTTATCAGCAGATTGTACATTCCATTATGGCAGCCGTGAGAGATGGCATATTGAAACGCGACCAGCAAATTCCATCTATTAATGAATTAAGTGAAGAATACCTGTTATCTCGTGGAACTGTGGAGAAGGCGTACAATGAACTGAGGGATAAGAAAGTAATTATATCAGTAAAAGGTAAAGGGTATTTTATAAATCGGACCGATGTTACCACTCCTTTACGGGTACTACTCTTATTTAATAAAATCAGCAACTATAAAAAACAATTATATAATGCATTTGTACATGCATTAGGAAATAATGTATTTGTAGACCTCCATATTCATCATCACAGTGTGACTTTGTTCGAGAACCTGATGAACAACCGGATCGGTGACTACGACTATTATGTGATCATGCCGCATTTTTATGAGCAGCCGGAAAAGGTACTGGAGATTATACAGCGGGTACCGGCAGATCAACTGATATTATTAGATAAGGACCTGCCCGGGTTGAAGGGGAAGTACGGTATTGTATATCAAAATTTTGAGAAGGATATATATGCTTCATTGACAGATGCTTTACCTCAATTAAAGAAGTATAACAGGTTGGTGTATGTGAATCCTGGTATGACACCTTACCCCGAGGAAATTAAAATGGGGTTCCAGTATTTCTGCAGGATGAATGATTTTAATTATTCGGTGATAGAAGGTGTCGAGTTAGATACCCCGGTCGTAAAAGGACAGGCATATGTGATTATTGAGGAAACGGACCTGGTCAATCTGGTGAAAATTTGCCGCAATCAGGGATTGTCAATCGGAAAGGATGTTGGGATTGTTAGTTACAATGAGACGCTTTTAAAAGAAATATTATTAGATGGTATAACAGTTATTTCCACTGACCATGATGAGATGGGCAAGGCGGCTGCGAAAATGATATCAGAAAAAAAGATGGAGGTGGTGAAGAATGAGTTCAGGCTCATCATGAGGGGAAGTTTGTAA
- a CDS encoding nucleoside-diphosphate sugar epimerase/dehydratase: MNYASVHFGTGTMIPLSVILINFFISISALLSYRLIIKWAFHYYARYGSIHKTKAVIYNAGYSGLMVRKAISEDAAGNIRICGFLDDKLTRAGKRLEGLPIFGTSRASLEKLATQEGVKLLLIVEEAIDTQLLNNLVDHCLSLNIKVQKVLPINKWISSGWNPSKLQDIRIEDLLDRSVININNAQVQIEAKGKSILVTGAAGSIGSELVRQLVKLNPSVLILCDKAESPLHELELELQDQVSNVAIVPFIANVCDRNRMQQLFEVYEPSMVYHAAAYKHVPMMEKNPSVAVINNVLGTKILAELSVDFGVEKFVTVSTDKAVNPTNVMGASKRIAEIFTQSFNHHMHKHYKKTGPVYGHPPTRFITTRFGNVLGSNGSVIPRFKQQLEKGGPLTVTHPEITRYFMTIPEACQLVLEAGAMGQGGEIFVFDMGQPVKIAHLARKMILMSGREPGKDVQIVYTGLRPGEKLYEELLNNSENTVSTYHEKIMIAKVREYDFIEVNQRIEELIASANKHYVTPTVVLMKQLVPEFISKNSAYEQLDKDKIKI; this comes from the coding sequence GTGAACTACGCATCCGTGCACTTTGGCACTGGAACTATGATCCCATTATCTGTTATTCTTATAAACTTCTTTATTAGTATTTCCGCATTACTTTCTTATAGATTAATCATAAAATGGGCGTTTCACTACTATGCACGCTATGGTTCAATTCATAAAACCAAAGCCGTTATTTATAATGCCGGATACTCCGGTTTGATGGTACGCAAAGCAATCAGTGAAGATGCTGCTGGCAATATCCGGATCTGTGGTTTTCTTGATGATAAACTCACACGGGCGGGAAAACGATTGGAAGGTTTACCTATCTTTGGTACTAGCCGCGCTTCCCTTGAGAAACTAGCTACCCAGGAGGGGGTGAAGTTACTCCTTATAGTTGAAGAAGCCATCGATACTCAATTATTAAATAACCTCGTCGACCATTGTCTCTCTCTTAATATTAAAGTACAGAAAGTTTTACCTATCAATAAATGGATCAGTTCTGGCTGGAACCCCTCCAAATTGCAGGACATCCGTATTGAAGACTTGCTGGACCGTTCCGTTATAAATATTAATAACGCTCAGGTACAGATAGAAGCAAAGGGGAAATCCATCCTCGTTACAGGTGCTGCCGGCTCTATCGGTAGCGAACTTGTAAGACAACTCGTAAAACTGAATCCTTCTGTATTGATCCTTTGCGATAAAGCCGAATCCCCACTGCATGAACTTGAACTTGAATTGCAGGATCAGGTTTCAAATGTGGCTATTGTACCTTTTATTGCAAACGTCTGCGATAGAAATCGTATGCAACAATTATTTGAGGTATACGAACCCTCCATGGTATATCACGCTGCTGCCTATAAGCACGTGCCCATGATGGAAAAGAACCCTTCTGTAGCTGTTATTAACAATGTACTGGGTACGAAAATCCTCGCCGAACTGTCTGTTGACTTTGGCGTAGAGAAATTCGTAACCGTTTCGACCGATAAAGCTGTCAATCCAACCAATGTGATGGGGGCATCCAAAAGGATTGCCGAGATCTTTACCCAGTCTTTCAACCATCACATGCACAAACATTACAAGAAAACAGGCCCTGTATACGGTCATCCGCCTACCCGATTCATTACCACCAGATTCGGAAATGTATTAGGCTCGAACGGAAGTGTTATTCCTCGCTTCAAACAGCAATTAGAGAAAGGAGGACCACTAACTGTAACACACCCTGAAATTACCCGCTATTTTATGACCATCCCCGAAGCTTGCCAGTTGGTGCTGGAAGCCGGAGCAATGGGGCAGGGCGGCGAGATCTTTGTGTTTGACATGGGACAGCCTGTTAAAATTGCCCACCTGGCCAGAAAAATGATCCTCATGAGCGGTCGCGAACCTGGCAAGGATGTACAGATTGTGTATACAGGACTTCGTCCCGGAGAAAAACTCTACGAAGAACTACTTAATAATTCTGAGAATACCGTGAGCACTTACCATGAGAAAATCATGATCGCTAAGGTGAGGGAATATGATTTTATAGAAGTAAATCAACGAATTGAAGAACTGATTGCAAGTGCGAACAAGCATTATGTTACGCCCACAGTAGTACTCATGAAACAACTGGTGCCTGAATTTATTAGCAAGAATTCAGCATATGAACAGCTAGACAAAGACAAAATAAAAATCTGA